TGTTCCGCATCCCATGGTTTGATGGCAACTTTAAGCCTCTTTAACTTATTTTTAACCACTAGATCAACCATGTAAATATTAATTGGGGCAACCCAATTGTTTTCTACCAATTTCGTGAATTCAGAGTGGCCCATCCAAGCATTAAAAAACTTAAACGGTTTAGGGCCCGAGTTAGCAACCGAATCAACATTAGAATTTAACAAGGGGCAATGATCAGAGGCACCCCTAGGCAGGGTACTGACAGCAACATTCATCCATAGTGAAAGAATGGAGCAAGACACCATAATTCGATCAAGTTTGCTCATTTTTCTCCCATATTTAGTCATCCATTTGAAACGTCGGCCACCCATAGGTAGATCGGATAAAGATGAGTTGTTGATGAACTCATTTAACTCAATCGCCTACCTAGCATTAAAGATCGATCATTTTCTTTCATCCATACACCATACAGTATTAAAGTCACCAAAGCAGAAATAACACCCATTGAGGCCATTTATAACAGAAGATAAATCGTCCCTAGGTCCTTCTTTGAAGTAGTATCATGTGGCCTGTAAACATTTATAATTTCCAAAACGCGATTATAATTAAGAAAGGATTACGACTTAAATAAGGATAAGTTTGTTTTTGTACGAGCCAAGCAAAGTTGTGTCGCGTGCCGTATTTTGCATGTCGGATAATCCAAATGAGCGTGTGCCCAGCACGTGATACGTACGAGTGCTCGTCGTAGGATTACCCGTATCATTAAGTAGTGTGAGCATTTAACGTGCGCCCAGCATGTGATACGCACTTCTGTATATTCTACAACTGCTTGACATGTCGTTATTGATGATAATTAGACGCTCACCGCTATATAGTGCAAGCTTTAGTTGTATCCTCTACAAATAACTTGGTCTCACGAACGAAGAGAAGTGTATAATTCTCTTGATGTTACTAGTTATTGTTGGAGTTAATCGGTTAAAAAGATTCAAAACCATCCACATGGGTAGTTAGAAAGAAATATTGTCAGTATATAAGCTTATGAGAGCATCCCTCTATCACCAGTTGGTTTAAATTACTAAGGGAGTCATGGGCTTATATGTTGGAGATATTGTTGGGCTAAAAACGATCCTACAACTGCTATCAGAGTTGTGGTTGTAGCCCGAATGTGGATGGTGTATCATCGATGTAATTTAGCAGAAAGAAAGCTGTAGCAAGCATGTAGAAAGTAGCATGTAGCTAAACCGATTAAGGAGTGTTTTTTGGAGTTAATAGATTAAAAAAGATGCAAAACCATCCCACATCAGAAGTTGGAAAGAAATATTGTTAGTATATAAGCTTATGTGAACCTCCCTCTGTcatcaattggttttagagtaccaAGGGACTCAGGGGCTTATATGTTGGACATATTGTTGGGCTAAAAATGATCCTACAGTTAACGAGAGGATACACACGAATTCTAGTATTAAAGTATTGAGAAACCTTTTAAGAGTTGTATCGTACGTCACTAATAATATAAGATATTTATGTCGCTATTGTGTTCATATTAGGGTAATTATGTATATCAATTTTATTACCCTCACATATAACTTGCGAAAAATTCTCTCAAAAGAAATCCGAAGTACATACTGTGACGAATCCATGATGACACCTCAAAGGGGCCAAAAAAAATTCAAAGCTAATTACATTTGAAGGGTATTTTAATGGCTATTACCtcaaaaacaaataaaataaaacctACAAATTCTAAAAATATATGGGGTTCTATAGCTATATTTAGTAGTCTCATATACAATTTGAAGAGTAAATAATGTACAACTTTTCCAACGTAGTAGGATCATAGGACCCTACTCCCATACACGTAGATTCGCTCATGAGTACATAACATAAATATGATGGATATCATGTGTTAAACTACACAACGATGTAGTTTAGTGACAATGCACATAGGTCCTGACACACGACACGCTAGCATGAGCTTAACATAGATAAAGATCGATCCCACTATCTTGATCTCCGCGTTCAGTTCAAGGATAGACTCGAGTATATAGCGCCTCCACAATACGACCGTGATGATCCCCGCCTCGAGGTCACGCATGATACAAAATATTACTACCCGAGAAGGCCATTTAACCGTACAGAAAAAAAATACCGACTACGTACTTATCTTTATCTTCGCGTTGACATCATCCTCGGGCATGAGCATAAAATGCAATCCCTCATAAAGTGAATTAGGACAAAGGAATAAACTTGAACATGCAAAGACCTATTGGTTAATAGCATGGTATGAGTTCTTTACCTAATATGGCCACACTCAGACACTGTCAGCATCATGTGTTTTATAGTTGGATTTGAGTTTACTAATAATGGACATGTCTTATAACACGCCTGCTCCAGGCATATCGTAGTT
This genomic stretch from Rutidosis leptorrhynchoides isolate AG116_Rl617_1_P2 chromosome 11, CSIRO_AGI_Rlap_v1, whole genome shotgun sequence harbors:
- the LOC139874455 gene encoding uncharacterized protein, with the protein product MGGRRFKWMTKYGRKMSKLDRIMVSCSILSLWMNVAVSTLPRGASDHCPLLNSNVDSVANSGPKPFKFFNAWMGHSEFTKLVENNWVAPINIYMVDLVVKNKLKRLKVAIKPWDAEHFDNMDKQIKDLQIKVNDWELMAEVSTPTEGEVTVHRSNVDLFITLQKKKSSILKQKSRIKWEIEGDE